CGGCTCGCAACCAGGCTCGTGCGCAGAAGCTGGGGGCCTGGGGGGCATGTCCAAGCCCCTTCGAGTGAACCGACATCTGCCAACCCGCGCTCACTCCCCGCCAGGGAGCGTCAGGTTCTGCCCGTACGGGCCGCCTCCACCGACGAGCCTGAGCGGCGACCCATCGCCCTGCGCAACTCCGCCCAGCCGATCAGCTCGGCTCCTGCGCGCTGCATCAACACCGAGATATCGGCGTCCATGGCCACATCCAGGTCCCCCACCCGATCGGCCCAGTCGCCGCCCAGCGCACGCAGTTCGGGGGTGTCCACCGCCGGGCGCAGCCGCAACTCGGTCACGCCGGGCTCGAGGTTCGACAGCGCCTGCTCGATCGTGCCGCGGGCCGAACCACCGCGCACAGCCACGACGTGGTCGGGCGAAAGCACCCCCGCTTGCGCCGCCAGGCTGCTCAGCGGCACGCCCAGGCTGCGCTGATCGGACGCCGACGGGAGCCGCACGGGCAACCGATACTCCTCGGCCAGTTCCAGATAGACACCGAAGAACTCGGCCCGACGCTCCATCGCTCCCAGGTGCGACGACAGGTACGTCACGTCGAAACCCCACAAAATCGCCCGTTCGATCTGTGCGTGAGCCTCTCGGAACACCTCGTCGAGGTCGGCGTGATCCCACAGATCCTCCAAGGTCCGTGGAAACCCGCCATCGCCGTCCAACAGCGACGGCGCGCTGGTGACGGGACCCCAGCGATACAGGTCGGACTCGGCGATCAGCGTCAGCAGCAGCCCCACCTGCTCACCCCGATAACGCTTCGCTGCGTGTCGGGCCCAAGGAGTCGGCACCATCAAGCCAGCCGAGGTGCCAAGACCTCGACGCAGCGCCGAATAGACCCCCTCGTTGGACGCGTGACTGCGGCCCAGCCCATCCATCGTGAAAATAACCAGCCGGTCAGTGCTCGACCGGCCCATCGCCTCGCAGAGTTCGCTCACTTCACGGAAGCGTACCGGCGTGCCATGGCCGATGGCCGCCACAGAGCCTTCAGCGGTGGGTCGGGATCAGTTGGCGGAGTCGAGATCAGTTGGCGGAGTCGAGATCAGTTGGCGGAGTCGACGTCAGCGGAGGGGTCGGTCTCCCGTCCCAGGTCGTTCAAATCGATCAGCTTGTCGAGTTGCGACTCGCCGGCACAGTCCTCGCCATC
Above is a genomic segment from Candidatus Microthrix parvicella Bio17-1 containing:
- a CDS encoding ChbG/HpnK family deacetylase; the protein is MSELCEAMGRSSTDRLVIFTMDGLGRSHASNEGVYSALRRGLGTSAGLMVPTPWARHAAKRYRGEQVGLLLTLIAESDLYRWGPVTSAPSLLDGDGGFPRTLEDLWDHADLDEVFREAHAQIERAILWGFDVTYLSSHLGAMERRAEFFGVYLELAEEYRLPVRLPSASDQRSLGVPLSSLAAQAGVLSPDHVVAVRGGSARGTIEQALSNLEPGVTELRLRPAVDTPELRALGGDWADRVGDLDVAMDADISVLMQRAGAELIGWAELRRAMGRRSGSSVEAARTGRT